The Natrinema pellirubrum DSM 15624 region TCATCAACACGCTTTCCGGCGGCGGCGTCTCGACCGTCGGCTTCGCGAGCGAGGAAGTCGAGATGAACACGGGCGGTGGCCTCCTCTCTCGCTTTACCGGCGAAGGCGGCAGCGAGGACGACTTAGACGCCGCAAACACGACCAACCGCATCACGAGCCTCGTCCGCAAGGCCGCGCTCGGCCGACTCACGCTTCCCTGTGAGATCGAGGGCACCGAGCGCGCGCTGCTCGTCCTCTCCGGTCCCTCCGAGTACCTCAATCGGAAAGGCATCGAACGCGGCCGCAAGTGGCTCGAGGAGGAAACGGGCAGCATGGAAGTCCGCGGTGGCGACTTCCCGCGAGAGGAGCCCGAGGTGGCCGCTGCCATCCTGCTTTCCGGCGTGACCAACGTCCCCCGGATCAAGCGACTGCAGCAGGTCGCCATCGAGGCACAGGACAACATCGACGACATCCAGCAGGAAAGCGAAGAGAACCTCGAGGAACTCGTCGAGGACGACGAGGACGAACTCGAGCCGCTGTTCTAGGCCGCCGTTCTTTCGACGATCGACGGGGCGAGCGGCCGCGCTCGCCGGGAGGGGGCAGTCGATCGCCAGTCCTCGAGAGCCAGCAGTCACCGTTGGCCGCCCTCGATCTTCGCTCCGACGTACTTTTGGGGCCGCCCCGGCTACCGCAACTAGATTCAGATGCGCGTCGTGGTTCCGTTCGCCGCCGAGACGCCGAAGACGCGGCTCGAGTCAGTTCTCTCGCCGGCCGAGCGCTCGGCGTTCGCCCGCGCCATGCTCGCGGACGTGCTTCGCGCGATCGTCCGCGCGGGCCACGAGCCCGCCGTCGTCTCGACCGCGCCGCTCGATCTCGCGGCCCTCGAGACGCCGGGCGACGTCGCCGCGGCGACGTCGCTGACGCTCGACGACCGACCCCTGACTGAGGCGGTCAACGCGCGGCTGCCGGCCGACGCCGGTGACGAGCCCGTCGCCGTCGTCATGGCCGATCTCGCGCTCGCGACGCCCGACGCGCTCGAGGCCCTGCTGACTCCCTCGGCGGACATCGCGATCGCGCCCGGTCGGGGCGGCGGCACCAACGCCCTCGTCGTCGATCACCCCGCGTTCCGCGTCGACTACCACGGCCTCTCCTATCTCGACCACCGCGGGATCGCCCGCGAGGTCGGCGCGACCCTCGAGACGGTCGACTCCTTCCGGCTCGGGACCGACGTCGACGAGCCCGCCGACCTCGTCGAAGTCCTCGTCCACGGCCGCGAGAGCGACCGCGCACCGGCCGTCCTCCGCGAGTTCGGCTTCGAACTCGAGCGTCGCGACGGCCGGGTCGCCGCGGTCCGCGAGGGCGGGCCGACGGAGTGACGGCCCAGCGGTTGCCGCGAAGTGAAGGCCTTATGTGCCGAGCCACGCCAATCGGAGGTAATGTTCCCCGGGGCCAGCGAGTACGGCGTCGACGTCACGGTCGAGGAGGAGGCCGTCGACGATCTCCTCCAAGTCAGCCCGAGCGACGTCGACGCGCCGCCGGCACTTACCTTTTCGCGGAACGTCTTCGTGCCGCTGACGACCGCCTGCCGGTACACCTGCACCTACTGTACGTACTTCGACCCGCCGGGGCAGGCCGAACTGCTCTCGCTCGAGGAGGTCCGCGAGATCTGTCGGCGGGGGGCCGACGCCGGCTGTACTGAGGCACTGTTTACCTTCGGCGACGATCCCGACGACCGCTACACCGAGATTCACGCACAACTCGAGGCGTGGGGCCACGACTCGATTCATACCTATCTGCGCGAGGCCTGTGAAGTGGCGCTCGAGGAGGGCCTGCTTCCCCACGCGAATCCGGGCGACCAGACCCGCGAACAGATGGCAGTCGTCGCCGACGTCAACGCCAGCATGGGCGTGATGCTCGAGACGACCGCCGAGGTCGGGGCCCACGCCGGCCCGCGGCGGAAGGTGCCCGGCCAGCGCCTGCGCACCCTCAAAAACGCGGGCGAACTCGACGTGGCCTTCACGACCGGGATTCTGGTGGGGATCGGCGAGGACTGGCGCGACCGCGCGGAGAGCCTGCTCGCGATCCGCGAACTCCACGAGCGCTACGACCACATTCAGGAGGTGATCGTCCAGCCCGTCGTCGAGAACGAACGCTGGTCGGGCGGCTCGCCCGACCTCGCGACCATGCGGCAGGTGACGGCGATGGCCCGTGCCGCCCTGCCCGAGGAGGTCTCGGTCCAGGTCCCCCCGAACCTCGCCCCCGCAAAGGAGTTGATCGACTGCGGCGTCGACGATCTGGGCGGCGTCTCGCCGGTCACCGACGACCACATCAACCCCGAGTACACGTGGCCCGCGCTCAGGGAACTCGAGGAGATCGCCGCCAGCGCGGGCGTGCCGCTCGGCGAGCGGCTGCCGGTCTACGAGCGGTTCCTGCCTGCCGAGCTGCGGACCGACGGGTTCGACGGCCGGCTGGCTGACGGCGCGGACGGTGACCGGGAGTGGATTTCGTCGACGATCCGGGACGCACTTGCGGCCGACGACGCGGCCGGGAAGCGGTATCGTGCGGTGCTTCGGGACGAGGCCGTGCCGCACGCTTAATTTCTCCGAGCGCCAACGCCACGGGGTATGGTGGACGAGGTCGGTTTTGGACTGGGAGGGAAGTTCGCTCGCGGTCACTCGGAAAAGTAGGCCTCGTGGAGCGCCAGCCCCTCGTCCTCGAGGACCGGTCCCGCGACGCTGGTGTCGGCATCGGCTCGCTCGACGACTTCGTCACAGGAAATCTCGATCACGCCGTCGTCCCGGATCCCGGCAAGCGAGTCGACGGGAACGCTGTAGACGACCCGGTCCAGCCCCGCATAGACGATCGCGCTCGCACACATCGGACACGGCTCGGTGCTTGTATACATCGTACAGGCTGCGCGTTCGCTCGGCTCGAGTTCGCGCGCGGCCCACCGAGCGAGCTTGAACTCGGGGTGGGCCGACACGTCGTCGTCAGTTAGGGTGGTGTTTTCCGCGGTCCGGACGACTTCATCGTCGACGACGAGCAGGGAACCGAAGGGGGTGTTGCCGTTCTCGACCGCCGATTCCGCGAGGTCGATCGCCTGCCGCACGTACGAGTCGTCAGTAGCCATAGCGACCGTTCGGTCGCCGGTTCCGAAACGCTTCCCCTCGAAAGTCTATGTACAGGAGAAGCCGCCGTCGACGACCAGCGCCTGCCCGGTGATCCAGTCGGCCTCGTCGCTGGCCAGAAACAGCATGGCGTTGGCGATGTCTTCCGGCTCGCCCAGCCGCTTGAGCGGGTAGTGACGGGACATCTCCTCTTTGGTCGCTTCCCACTCCTCCTCGGTGCGGTTCTGCCGGGGCATCGCCGTGTCGGTGACGCCCGGACAGACCGCGTTCGCCCGGACGCCGGCCGGGCCGACCTCCGCCGCGACGGTCCGCGTGAAGTTGACCACTGCACCCTTCGACAGCGAGTAGGCACCCAGTTGAGGCGCACCGATGACCCCCGCCAGCGACGCCGTGTTGACGATCGCGCCCGACCCCTGCTCCTTGAAGTGGGGGATCACGGCATGGCAGCCGTTCCAGACGCCTTTCACGTTGACGTCCATGACCCGATCGCGCTCACCTTCGTCGATCTCCTCGATCTTCGAGCGCTCGTGGCTCACGCCCGCGTTGTTCAGCATGATATCGAGGCCGAACTCCGAGACCGCCTCGTCGACGGCCGCGTGGACCGCGTCGGCGTCCCGGACGTCCAACTCGAGCGCGGTACCGTCCTGCCCCGCGTCTTCGACGCGAGCGACCGTCTCTGCGGCGCTCTCGTGATCGATGTCGGCCGCGACGATCGTCGCGCCCTCCTCGGCGAACAACTGCGCTGCTTCCCGCCCGAGACCTGAGCCCGCACCCGTGATAAGCGCTGTCTTGCCTTCGAGTCGCATACCCACACGTTATCGGGGTACCGTATAATAATTGTTACCGGTTCTGGAAATCGACCGTCGATCGGCTCGAGGACCGAACAGCGTTATGCCCCGTCGCCGACAGCTATCCCGCATGCAGATCGACCTCACCCAGCCGATCGAAACGGGGATGCAGACCTACCCCGGCGACCCCCCGGTCGCCGTCCACCCCCACGCGACCCATGCGGGCGACGGCGCTCGCGTCTCGAGTCTCGAGTGTGGCAGCCACACCGGAACCCACGTCGACGCGCCCGCCCACACCGAGCCCGACGGCCGAACGCTCGATTCCTATCCGCTCGAGCGGTTCGTCTTCGACGCCGTCCGGGTCGACTGTCGCGATCTCGAGGCCCGCGAGTCGATCCCCGCGTCGCGAGTGCCCGACAGCGACGCCGACCTCGCCGCGTTCTGGACCGGCTGGGACGCCCACTGGGGGACCGACCGCTACCTCGAGCATCCCTCTCTCTCGCCGGCCGCGGCCGAAACCTGTGCCGACCGGGGACTGGACGTGGCCGTCGACACGCTCAACCCCGATCCGACGCCGACCGAGGGTGCCGGCGCGGACGAGCCCGACGGCGTCCCGGCCCACCACGCGCTGCTCGGTGATGACCGGCTGATCCTCGAGAACCTGACCGGGCTCGAGGCGGTCGGCGAGCGGTTCGAACTCCGGGCGTATCCGCTCGCGCTCGCTGGCGATGGTGCGCCGGTACGGGCCGTCGGCGTCCGAGACGGGGGCGATAGTAGCCACTGAACGTCACTACACACCCGATCGCACGACTGCGATGTGATCGGTGTCTGAATCGGTTCAGTTGTACGCTGGGTCACACGACCGCGAATCCCCACCGTGAACGCTAGTTCCGCTCGATCGTTATCGTGACCGCGTCGACGGTCGCACCGGTGTCCGATCGGACGACGACGAGTCTGTACGTCCGCTCGTCACCGGGGTCCCACGGCGGTGCGAGATCGCCCCGTTTCGTCGGTTCACGCCCCGCTAAGGAGGTCGTGTCGACGAGTTCGTCCGTCCCGTTCGTCCGTTCGTACGTCTCGAGGGTGTAATTGGTCGCGTCGTCGAGACGGTAGTCGAGTTCGTATCGTGCCCCGTCTATCTCGTTGACGTCGTAGACGGAGACGTTCCGTATGACCGTCCCGTTGGTCGGTTCGCCCACCGATGTCGAGTAGTCTTCCTGCGTCACACAGCCGGCGAACGCTATCGTAGTCACGACGAGAACGAGTCCCAGCAACACGCGACCGCTCCCGTGGAATGAAACCGACATTATCGGGGCAAAACAGCGGCAGCGGGAGTACGTTCATGAGGTTCGTTAGCTGACATACCCATCAGTGGGACCGGGTCGCAGTTAGGCGTTCGTCTAACTGAAAGAACCGTTGTAGTATTCAGGAGCGCCGTTAGAGTATTCAGGAGCGCCGTTAGTGTGGTCCGACGGGACGACGGACGGTCGGCACCGATCAGTCGTCGGCCGGAACTGCCCGTTCTTCCCGTTCCGTTCGAGTCAGTAGCGGCGTCCCGTCGGCCTTCGGCCCGAGTCGGGGGCCAAAGGGCGGGTCGTCGGGGTCGATGACGC contains the following coding sequences:
- the cofG gene encoding 7,8-didemethyl-8-hydroxy-5-deazariboflavin synthase subunit CofG → MFPGASEYGVDVTVEEEAVDDLLQVSPSDVDAPPALTFSRNVFVPLTTACRYTCTYCTYFDPPGQAELLSLEEVREICRRGADAGCTEALFTFGDDPDDRYTEIHAQLEAWGHDSIHTYLREACEVALEEGLLPHANPGDQTREQMAVVADVNASMGVMLETTAEVGAHAGPRRKVPGQRLRTLKNAGELDVAFTTGILVGIGEDWRDRAESLLAIRELHERYDHIQEVIVQPVVENERWSGGSPDLATMRQVTAMARAALPEEVSVQVPPNLAPAKELIDCGVDDLGGVSPVTDDHINPEYTWPALRELEEIAASAGVPLGERLPVYERFLPAELRTDGFDGRLADGADGDREWISSTIRDALAADDAAGKRYRAVLRDEAVPHA
- a CDS encoding SDR family NAD(P)-dependent oxidoreductase; its protein translation is MRLEGKTALITGAGSGLGREAAQLFAEEGATIVAADIDHESAAETVARVEDAGQDGTALELDVRDADAVHAAVDEAVSEFGLDIMLNNAGVSHERSKIEEIDEGERDRVMDVNVKGVWNGCHAVIPHFKEQGSGAIVNTASLAGVIGAPQLGAYSLSKGAVVNFTRTVAAEVGPAGVRANAVCPGVTDTAMPRQNRTEEEWEATKEEMSRHYPLKRLGEPEDIANAMLFLASDEADWITGQALVVDGGFSCT
- the cofC gene encoding 2-phospho-L-lactate guanylyltransferase, which gives rise to MRVVVPFAAETPKTRLESVLSPAERSAFARAMLADVLRAIVRAGHEPAVVSTAPLDLAALETPGDVAAATSLTLDDRPLTEAVNARLPADAGDEPVAVVMADLALATPDALEALLTPSADIAIAPGRGGGTNALVVDHPAFRVDYHGLSYLDHRGIAREVGATLETVDSFRLGTDVDEPADLVEVLVHGRESDRAPAVLREFGFELERRDGRVAAVREGGPTE
- a CDS encoding nucleoside deaminase, producing the protein MATDDSYVRQAIDLAESAVENGNTPFGSLLVVDDEVVRTAENTTLTDDDVSAHPEFKLARWAARELEPSERAACTMYTSTEPCPMCASAIVYAGLDRVVYSVPVDSLAGIRDDGVIEISCDEVVERADADTSVAGPVLEDEGLALHEAYFSE
- a CDS encoding cyclase family protein; its protein translation is MQIDLTQPIETGMQTYPGDPPVAVHPHATHAGDGARVSSLECGSHTGTHVDAPAHTEPDGRTLDSYPLERFVFDAVRVDCRDLEARESIPASRVPDSDADLAAFWTGWDAHWGTDRYLEHPSLSPAAAETCADRGLDVAVDTLNPDPTPTEGAGADEPDGVPAHHALLGDDRLILENLTGLEAVGERFELRAYPLALAGDGAPVRAVGVRDGGDSSH